A genomic window from Candidatus Zymogenus saltonus includes:
- the fba gene encoding class II fructose-1,6-bisphosphate aldolase: MPLTGTREMFEKAYKGGYAVGAFNVNNMEIIQGIVEAAIEERAPLILQVSAGARKYARHEYLIKLVEAALLTTDLPVALHLDHGDSFEIAKSCIDGGFSSVMIDGSKFPFEENVRLTKEVVDYAKKSGVPVEAELGKLAGIEDAVKSKESVFTDPDEAVEFVERTGCDSLAISVGTSHGAYKFKEEPRLDFERIEKITEKLPGYPLVLHGASSVLPELVETANRYGAKLPGARGVPEDMIRRAAALGVCKVNIDTDLRLAMTATIRKYMAENPADFDPRQYLGPAREAIKEVVRHKLKNVLGCAGKA, from the coding sequence ATGCCACTTACCGGAACCAGAGAGATGTTTGAAAAGGCGTATAAGGGTGGATACGCCGTCGGAGCCTTTAATGTCAATAACATGGAGATAATCCAGGGGATCGTGGAGGCGGCCATTGAGGAGAGGGCTCCATTAATACTTCAGGTAAGCGCCGGGGCGAGGAAGTACGCCCGCCACGAGTACCTCATCAAGCTTGTCGAGGCGGCCCTTCTGACCACCGATCTTCCCGTGGCGCTCCACCTCGACCACGGGGACAGCTTCGAGATCGCCAAGTCGTGCATAGACGGGGGCTTCAGCTCTGTGATGATAGACGGATCGAAGTTTCCGTTCGAGGAGAACGTCCGCCTCACAAAGGAGGTTGTGGACTACGCCAAGAAGTCCGGAGTGCCCGTGGAGGCGGAGCTGGGGAAGCTCGCCGGAATCGAGGATGCGGTGAAGAGCAAGGAGTCGGTCTTTACCGATCCTGACGAGGCGGTCGAGTTCGTGGAGAGAACCGGGTGCGACTCCCTGGCCATATCGGTCGGTACCTCCCACGGGGCCTACAAGTTCAAGGAGGAGCCGAGGCTCGACTTCGAGCGGATCGAGAAGATCACCGAAAAACTCCCCGGATATCCCCTCGTGCTCCACGGGGCGTCCTCCGTGCTGCCGGAGCTTGTGGAGACCGCAAACAGGTACGGGGCGAAGCTCCCCGGGGCCAGGGGCGTGCCGGAGGATATGATAAGGCGGGCCGCCGCACTGGGGGTCTGCAAGGTGAACATCGACACCGACCTGAGGCTCGCCATGACCGCCACTATAAGAAAATACATGGCGGAAAACCCCGCGGACTTCGACCCGAGACAATACCTCGGCCCCGCAAGGGAGGCGATCAAAGAGGTTGTCAGGCACAAGCTCAAAAACGTCCTGGGGTGCGCCGGCAAGGCTTAG
- a CDS encoding tetratricopeptide repeat protein → MKKSLKKLFYTAFIPFIALIVVSCVTPFRVGEPDTTAVDEDKINEAKRHYSLGVIAYESKNYDEALINLNRSLDLYGGDTEGEAKVRLKRAQVYSKQGNLDLATADIKRVIALSYNLPEAHYENAVIYYKKGDTEGALKELETATTIDERYAPAYNLKGIIYKSTGKLELALEEYGKAIINDDTFAQSYFNRALVYFEQKNYTSALTDFSSAISKYSEGQKEYMAYAYCKRAEVFMMLGNPKMAERDRDKANKLHPGLCGEGINREPDWGKGEFRSD, encoded by the coding sequence TTGAAAAAGTCATTGAAGAAGCTTTTTTACACGGCTTTTATCCCTTTTATCGCTCTCATTGTAGTTTCCTGTGTTACTCCCTTCAGGGTTGGGGAGCCTGACACGACGGCGGTGGATGAAGACAAGATCAACGAGGCGAAACGGCACTACAGCCTCGGGGTCATAGCGTACGAATCGAAAAATTACGACGAGGCTCTCATCAACCTCAACAGGTCCCTCGATCTATATGGGGGAGACACCGAGGGGGAGGCGAAGGTCCGCCTCAAGAGGGCGCAGGTCTACTCGAAGCAGGGAAACCTCGACCTCGCGACGGCCGATATAAAAAGGGTCATCGCCCTTTCATATAATTTGCCGGAGGCCCACTACGAGAACGCGGTTATCTACTACAAAAAGGGCGACACCGAAGGGGCCTTGAAGGAGCTCGAGACCGCAACGACCATAGACGAACGATATGCCCCTGCCTACAACCTGAAGGGTATAATCTACAAATCGACGGGGAAGCTGGAGCTTGCCCTTGAGGAATACGGAAAGGCGATAATCAACGATGACACCTTCGCACAGTCCTACTTCAACAGGGCTCTGGTCTATTTTGAACAGAAGAACTATACCTCAGCCCTGACCGATTTCTCGAGCGCAATATCGAAGTATTCGGAAGGCCAGAAGGAGTACATGGCTTATGCGTACTGCAAGAGGGCCGAGGTCTTTATGATGCTGGGGAATCCGAAGATGGCCGAGCGCGACAGAGACAAGGCGAACAAGCTCCACCCCGGTCTGTGCGGAGAGGGGATTAATAGGGAGCCGGATTGGGGGAAGGGGGAGTTCCGCTCCGATTAG
- a CDS encoding DNA recombination protein RmuC, whose product MLLVLLVIFVAVILFRTGRGRGAGDDAATDLHRQFAEVFERNTKAVNDQLFNVMGKVNEQLKGVQGLIDKRLEANARAVADRLRENSQTMDRTRENVDRRLEKVTESLMGLESAQEKIFEVGKDILELQDILKAPKLRGGLGEFFLEDFLRQILPPNNFKTQFAFSTGEKVDAVIKLGSGLVPVDSKFPMENFKKYITETGEDKKRLRAVFARDVKKHIDDIKQKYIRPDEGTFEFALMYIPAENIYYETIIRDEDLGGDKSILSYALANRVIPVSPNSFYAYLQAIVMGLKGLQIEESARLMYGHLERLKSDLTRFKEDFDTLGTHLKNARSKYDDAGGKLGKFEDKLVSGPPGGAKAIEED is encoded by the coding sequence TTGCTGCTGGTCCTCCTCGTCATCTTTGTCGCCGTCATCCTGTTCCGAACGGGACGCGGCAGGGGGGCCGGAGACGACGCCGCGACGGACCTGCACCGTCAGTTCGCCGAGGTGTTCGAGAGGAACACCAAGGCGGTGAACGACCAGCTCTTCAACGTAATGGGGAAGGTCAACGAACAGCTCAAGGGCGTCCAGGGATTGATAGATAAGCGGCTCGAGGCGAACGCCAGGGCCGTGGCTGATCGCCTCAGGGAAAACAGCCAGACCATGGACAGGACCAGGGAAAACGTGGACAGGAGGCTCGAAAAAGTGACCGAATCGCTCATGGGCCTCGAGAGCGCCCAGGAGAAGATTTTCGAGGTGGGAAAAGACATCCTGGAGCTTCAGGATATCCTGAAGGCCCCGAAGCTTCGGGGCGGGTTGGGGGAGTTCTTCCTCGAGGACTTCCTGAGGCAGATACTTCCCCCCAACAACTTCAAGACCCAGTTCGCCTTCTCCACCGGCGAGAAGGTAGACGCCGTCATCAAGCTCGGAAGCGGCCTCGTCCCGGTCGACTCCAAGTTCCCCATGGAAAACTTCAAGAAATATATAACAGAGACGGGGGAGGATAAGAAGAGGCTCAGGGCGGTCTTCGCAAGGGACGTGAAAAAACACATCGACGACATAAAGCAAAAATATATCCGCCCGGACGAGGGGACCTTCGAGTTCGCCCTCATGTACATCCCGGCGGAGAACATCTACTACGAGACGATCATCCGGGACGAGGATCTGGGGGGCGACAAGTCGATTCTAAGCTACGCCCTGGCGAACAGGGTGATCCCCGTCTCCCCGAACAGCTTCTACGCCTACCTCCAGGCTATCGTCATGGGGCTCAAGGGGCTTCAGATAGAGGAGAGCGCCCGGCTGATGTACGGTCACCTCGAGCGGCTGAAAAGCGACCTCACCAGATTCAAGGAGGATTTCGACACCCTGGGCACACACCTGAAAAACGCCCGGAGCAAGTACGACGACGCCGGGGGAAAGCTCGGGAAGTTCGAGGACAAGCTGGTAAGCGGGCCGCCGGGGGGCGCAAAGGCGATAGAAGAGGATTAA
- a CDS encoding 4-hydroxy-tetrahydrodipicolinate reductase encodes MTPAKINIAVTGAAGRMGKMVIGAVSTDDGLKLTGAAEAPGNPAVGTDAGTGAGAGELGVPITDDIRAAIEEADVLIDFSTPESTLKAVIAAADKKVAVVTGTTAIDDAGVAEIKKHSEAIPIVMAPNMSMCVTLLFKLAGEVAEFLGDDFDVEIVEAHHNQKVDAPSGTAKRLFEIISKALKRDPKEVGVYGREGVIGKRTGKEIGVFAVRAGDIVGEHTVIFGGIGERLELVHKAHSRMNFVRGAVRASKWIKGKPPGLYNMSDVLGI; translated from the coding sequence ATGACGCCTGCTAAAATAAATATCGCTGTGACGGGGGCGGCGGGGAGGATGGGAAAGATGGTCATCGGAGCGGTCTCCACGGATGATGGATTGAAGCTCACCGGAGCCGCCGAGGCGCCGGGGAACCCCGCCGTCGGCACGGACGCCGGAACGGGAGCGGGAGCGGGCGAACTGGGAGTTCCGATCACCGATGATATCAGGGCCGCGATCGAGGAGGCCGACGTACTTATAGACTTCTCGACGCCGGAGTCGACCCTGAAGGCGGTCATAGCTGCCGCCGATAAAAAAGTCGCCGTCGTCACAGGCACCACAGCAATAGACGACGCCGGCGTGGCCGAGATAAAAAAGCACTCTGAGGCGATCCCGATCGTCATGGCTCCCAATATGAGCATGTGTGTAACCCTTCTCTTCAAGCTCGCCGGGGAGGTGGCGGAGTTTCTGGGCGACGACTTCGATGTGGAGATAGTGGAGGCCCACCACAACCAGAAGGTGGACGCCCCCAGCGGAACGGCAAAGAGGCTCTTCGAGATAATCTCGAAGGCACTGAAGAGGGATCCGAAGGAGGTGGGCGTCTACGGCCGGGAGGGTGTCATCGGGAAAAGAACGGGAAAGGAGATCGGGGTGTTTGCGGTGAGGGCCGGCGACATCGTGGGGGAGCACACCGTGATCTTCGGCGGGATCGGCGAGAGGCTGGAGCTCGTCCACAAGGCCCACAGCCGGATGAACTTCGTCAGGGGCGCCGTGAGGGCCTCCAAGTGGATAAAGGGGAAACCCCCGGGGCTCTACAACATGAGCGACGTTCTGGGGATTTAG
- a CDS encoding fumarylacetoacetate hydrolase family protein: MKIVRFFADESVKYGMVEEDMIVDMGDEESFEDDFEMIRYPLSEVILLAPSTPSKVVAVGLNYLDHAEEVGMKMPESPMLFIKPSTSIIGPGEEIVLPGSSARVDYEGELGIVIGREAKKVTVEKAKDYIFGYTCLNDVTARDLQIADIQFTRAKSFDTFCPIGPWVETELDPTNLAIETTVNEKVVQSSNTKMMNWNAFELVSFISNVMTLLPGDIIATGTPPGIGPITSGDVVEITIERIGTLKNRAASDKKLD; the protein is encoded by the coding sequence ATGAAGATTGTCAGGTTCTTCGCGGATGAAAGCGTGAAATACGGAATGGTCGAGGAGGATATGATCGTCGACATGGGGGACGAAGAATCCTTTGAAGACGATTTCGAAATGATCAGATACCCCCTCTCGGAGGTCATTCTCCTTGCCCCCTCAACGCCCTCCAAGGTGGTGGCGGTGGGACTGAACTACCTCGATCACGCGGAGGAGGTGGGGATGAAGATGCCCGAATCCCCCATGCTCTTCATAAAGCCCTCGACCTCCATCATAGGCCCGGGCGAGGAGATAGTGCTTCCCGGGAGCAGCGCCAGGGTCGACTACGAGGGGGAGCTGGGGATCGTGATCGGCAGGGAGGCGAAAAAGGTCACAGTCGAAAAGGCAAAGGACTATATCTTTGGATATACCTGTCTGAACGACGTGACGGCGAGGGACCTCCAGATAGCCGACATCCAGTTTACGAGGGCGAAGTCCTTCGATACGTTCTGCCCCATCGGCCCCTGGGTCGAGACCGAGCTTGACCCGACGAACCTCGCCATAGAGACGACCGTAAATGAGAAGGTCGTCCAGTCGTCCAACACCAAGATGATGAACTGGAACGCCTTCGAGCTTGTCTCCTTCATATCGAACGTGATGACGCTCCTCCCAGGGGACATCATAGCCACGGGAACCCCGCCGGGGATAGGGCCGATCACATCGGGCGACGTTGTGGAGATCACCATTGAGAGGATCGGAACTTTGAAGAACAGAGCCGCCTCCGACAAGAAGCTGGACTGA
- a CDS encoding LL-diaminopimelate aminotransferase — MKIDYARRIKSLPPYLFDKIDTIKNEMTTKGVDIIDLGVGDPDIPTPKPIVDVIRREVERGENHRYPFYKGMEEFRKACADWYKERFGVSLSYKDEVLSVIGSKEAISHIPVAFVNPGDVVLVPEPGYPVYAITSAFMGGKAHYMPLLAKNDFMPDLGAIPKEVAKRAVLMYLNYPNNPTSAPAADGFFEEVVAFAKKNNVIVCHDAAYTELYFDNKRPKSFLETPGATDVGMEIHSLSKTFNMTGWRIGFAVGNSKAVGGLGKAKSNMDSGIFQPIQYAAAYALRNADELSAPIRDIYQKRRDVLSEALSAAGLDFIEPVATFYFWVSTPDGESSESFAELLLKKANIVVTPGNGFGMSGEGYIRLTLCTTEDRLKEAGERIVSAMK, encoded by the coding sequence ATGAAAATAGACTATGCCAGAAGGATAAAGAGCCTGCCTCCTTATCTCTTCGACAAAATCGACACCATAAAAAACGAGATGACGACTAAGGGCGTCGACATCATAGACCTCGGCGTGGGCGATCCGGATATCCCCACACCGAAGCCTATCGTTGACGTGATAAGGCGGGAGGTGGAGAGGGGAGAAAACCACAGGTACCCCTTCTATAAGGGTATGGAGGAGTTCCGAAAGGCCTGCGCCGACTGGTATAAGGAGCGGTTCGGCGTTTCGCTGAGCTATAAGGACGAGGTGCTCTCGGTCATCGGGTCAAAGGAGGCGATCTCCCACATCCCGGTCGCCTTTGTAAATCCGGGCGACGTTGTCCTCGTCCCGGAGCCGGGCTACCCGGTCTACGCGATAACGAGCGCATTCATGGGGGGCAAGGCGCACTATATGCCCCTCCTCGCAAAAAACGATTTTATGCCGGACCTCGGCGCGATCCCCAAGGAGGTCGCAAAAAGGGCCGTCCTGATGTACCTCAACTACCCAAACAACCCCACGAGCGCTCCGGCTGCCGACGGCTTCTTCGAGGAGGTGGTGGCCTTTGCGAAGAAGAACAACGTCATCGTCTGCCACGACGCCGCCTACACCGAGCTCTACTTCGACAACAAAAGGCCTAAAAGCTTTCTGGAGACCCCCGGCGCTACCGACGTGGGGATGGAGATCCACTCCCTATCCAAGACCTTCAACATGACCGGCTGGAGGATAGGCTTTGCCGTGGGCAACAGCAAGGCGGTCGGAGGACTCGGCAAGGCGAAGTCGAACATGGACTCCGGGATATTCCAGCCGATCCAGTACGCCGCCGCCTACGCCCTCAGAAACGCCGATGAGCTTTCGGCCCCCATAAGGGATATATACCAGAAGAGGAGAGACGTGCTGTCCGAGGCGCTCTCGGCCGCCGGCCTCGACTTTATCGAGCCCGTGGCGACCTTCTACTTCTGGGTATCGACCCCCGACGGGGAGAGCTCCGAATCGTTCGCGGAGCTCCTCCTTAAAAAGGCGAACATCGTCGTCACGCCCGGAAACGGATTCGGGATGAGCGGCGAGGGGTACATAAGACTCACCCTCTGCACCACCGAGGATAGGCTCAAGGAGGCGGGGGAGCGGATCGTCTCCGCGATGAAATGA
- a CDS encoding cyclase family protein, giving the protein MARKFVDLSIAIEDGLPSDPPLMIPKIRYVGHKEGAETMIPFFPGIVPERDLPEGLGWAVELLEVSTHAGTHIDAPWHYHPKQDKGKPALTVDQMPLEYCISDGVVLDFRRFADGYKITPDDVDEELKRIDYKIKPGDAVLIMTGADKFWGKLEYLLRGCGMGRESTLHILNMGVNVVGTDAWSWDRPLPFIAQEYAETKDSSIIWEAHFAGIEKGYFQIEKLTNLDKIPQTGFTFYCFPIKIKGASAGWIRAVAEL; this is encoded by the coding sequence ATGGCAAGGAAATTCGTTGACCTTTCGATCGCAATCGAGGACGGGCTTCCCTCCGACCCGCCTTTGATGATACCTAAGATCAGGTACGTCGGCCATAAGGAGGGCGCCGAGACGATGATCCCCTTTTTCCCTGGGATCGTGCCGGAGAGGGACCTCCCGGAGGGGCTGGGGTGGGCCGTGGAGCTCCTCGAGGTCAGCACCCACGCCGGAACCCACATCGACGCACCGTGGCACTACCACCCGAAGCAGGACAAGGGGAAACCGGCCCTGACGGTGGACCAGATGCCCCTCGAATACTGCATTTCGGACGGCGTGGTCCTCGACTTCAGGAGGTTCGCCGACGGCTACAAGATCACCCCGGACGACGTGGACGAGGAGCTGAAGAGGATCGACTACAAGATCAAGCCGGGAGACGCGGTCCTCATCATGACCGGCGCCGACAAGTTCTGGGGAAAGCTGGAGTATCTCCTCAGGGGGTGCGGCATGGGCAGAGAATCCACCCTCCATATCCTGAACATGGGGGTCAACGTCGTCGGCACAGACGCCTGGAGCTGGGACAGGCCGCTTCCCTTCATCGCCCAGGAATATGCCGAGACGAAGGACTCCTCCATTATCTGGGAGGCGCACTTTGCCGGGATCGAGAAGGGCTACTTCCAGATAGAGAAGCTGACGAACCTCGACAAGATCCCCCAGACCGGCTTTACGTTCTACTGCTTCCCGATAAAGATAAAGGGCGCATCGGCGGGTTGGATAAGGGCGGTGGCGGAGCTGTAG
- a CDS encoding DUF4412 domain-containing protein: MIIQRPGKYVVVFTFAVILSFMLVLCGCEKLQKEDTAPGPEASGPEVSEPEKHGPKTFNCKFKADFVQKMKEAGGWKTIAKGTTWENCSSTRTETSMDAPGMPAPIKLITITRPDLNLSWQIFEKSKKYVERPLDQPVSGEGFRDPSLYKKVDVDYERVGTETVNGHDCVKYRGTVSISGEGPQEFYVWSARDLKDLIIKKEFVMADGSIYSWEIDNIELGEQSDDVFEIPAGYTKASDDEIGTLMMMEVMGGKMPSMPIVPSAEE; the protein is encoded by the coding sequence ATGATTATTCAAAGACCGGGTAAATATGTGGTCGTGTTTACGTTTGCGGTTATACTCTCGTTCATGCTCGTCCTCTGCGGTTGTGAAAAGTTACAAAAGGAGGATACCGCCCCTGGCCCGGAGGCATCGGGCCCGGAGGTCTCCGAGCCCGAGAAGCACGGCCCGAAGACCTTTAACTGCAAATTCAAGGCGGATTTCGTGCAGAAGATGAAGGAAGCCGGAGGGTGGAAGACAATTGCCAAAGGCACGACCTGGGAAAATTGTTCGAGCACGAGAACCGAGACGTCGATGGATGCGCCGGGAATGCCCGCGCCGATAAAACTCATCACAATTACCCGTCCAGACCTCAACCTCTCCTGGCAGATCTTTGAAAAGAGCAAGAAGTATGTTGAGCGCCCCCTTGACCAGCCGGTGTCCGGGGAGGGATTTCGGGATCCATCGCTCTATAAAAAGGTTGATGTCGACTATGAAAGGGTGGGGACCGAGACGGTAAACGGACACGACTGTGTAAAGTACAGGGGCACGGTCTCGATTTCCGGCGAGGGGCCTCAGGAGTTTTACGTATGGTCGGCGAGAGACCTAAAGGACCTTATCATAAAGAAGGAGTTTGTCATGGCCGACGGCTCTATCTACAGCTGGGAGATCGACAACATCGAGCTGGGCGAGCAGTCGGACGACGTTTTCGAGATACCGGCGGGTTATACAAAGGCCTCGGACGATGAAATTGGCACCCTTATGATGATGGAGGTTATGGGCGGGAAGATGCCGTCGATGCCGATCGTGCCGTCTGCCGAAGAGTAG
- a CDS encoding DUF5058 family protein, whose translation MENGGSYLDIANSPGMWVACSAIIVVVLVQVIRLIVISFRAGTEIGLTKAQMLRAVRSGFTTALVPSIAILLGLAILMTQLGAPFPWMRLSVIGSVTYELMAAGLASKALGLVDFYSTFDGQVFTNVVWTMSLGVFFGLLVVALFTPRIKWLKDKVAGGDEGWMKVMTAAAFFGAVGYMVAEPAVKGGSNLIALLAGFLCMGLLGVIITVGKQNWLKEWALALAIVGGMAAAGLMFHFFGIGGIEDVVK comes from the coding sequence ATGGAAAATGGCGGTAGTTATCTCGATATTGCCAACAGCCCCGGAATGTGGGTGGCGTGCAGCGCAATTATCGTGGTGGTGCTTGTACAGGTGATCCGGCTGATAGTCATCTCCTTTAGGGCCGGGACGGAGATAGGCCTTACGAAGGCGCAGATGCTGAGGGCCGTCCGCTCCGGCTTCACCACGGCGCTGGTCCCTTCGATAGCGATTCTGTTGGGACTTGCCATCCTGATGACACAGCTCGGAGCGCCCTTCCCGTGGATGCGGCTCTCGGTAATCGGCTCGGTTACCTACGAGCTTATGGCGGCGGGACTGGCCTCAAAGGCGCTGGGGCTTGTCGATTTCTACAGCACATTTGACGGACAGGTCTTCACCAATGTGGTATGGACGATGTCCCTCGGGGTGTTCTTTGGCCTTCTTGTCGTGGCGCTTTTTACTCCGAGGATCAAATGGCTGAAGGACAAAGTGGCCGGGGGTGACGAGGGGTGGATGAAGGTGATGACGGCGGCGGCTTTCTTCGGCGCGGTCGGCTACATGGTGGCGGAGCCCGCCGTTAAGGGAGGCTCCAATCTTATCGCCCTCCTTGCAGGATTCTTATGCATGGGCCTTCTTGGCGTGATCATCACCGTTGGAAAACAGAACTGGCTGAAGGAATGGGCCCTTGCGCTCGCGATTGTCGGCGGCATGGCCGCCGCGGGCCTTATGTTCCACTTCTTTGGGATAGGAGGGATTGAAGATGTCGTCAAATAA
- a CDS encoding ArgE/DapE family deacylase, translating into MDYKDAFQEVDKNEGYIVDLLSKLIRVDTSVPPGENYEKLIEIVEPEFEKIGFTNKRVVMPDDVVAQIPWKISGPRVNLVSSVKNGKPKASAYAHMDVVPAADQKWTQDPFGGEVIDGKLYGRGTVDMKNAIAAFIGAMKVIYDMGLEPNYEMNCCLCTDEEIGVYPGARYLAEQGYFEPHLLWLELGAMEPILTIGAAGSIRIDMTTMGKSAHSGMNYLGINAIEEMVPILNELLKLKADVEKRLSRIPTFPLPGNPYDKMTPMFNLAIINGGTKENIVPEEAVLTINRRYIIEEKFDDVIGEITAAIKRGREKSKLLDVKVNVVHAYPPLELDPETPAQEKLKAAMKAVKGYEYFISGGISGSTDLGFVQEVMKSKKLDVAGFGAVRATNILAHAADEFIFIEDLIDMTKELVHYIAF; encoded by the coding sequence ATGGATTACAAGGACGCATTTCAAGAAGTTGATAAGAACGAAGGCTACATCGTCGACCTCCTGAGCAAGCTGATCAGGGTGGATACCTCCGTCCCTCCGGGGGAAAACTACGAGAAGCTGATAGAGATAGTCGAGCCGGAGTTCGAAAAGATCGGTTTTACCAACAAGAGGGTTGTCATGCCGGACGACGTGGTCGCCCAGATACCGTGGAAGATCAGCGGCCCCAGGGTGAACCTCGTTTCATCGGTGAAAAACGGCAAGCCGAAGGCCTCCGCCTACGCTCACATGGACGTGGTGCCGGCGGCCGATCAGAAGTGGACTCAGGATCCCTTCGGGGGCGAGGTAATCGACGGAAAGCTGTACGGCAGGGGCACCGTTGACATGAAGAACGCCATTGCCGCCTTCATCGGAGCCATGAAGGTCATATATGACATGGGATTGGAGCCGAACTACGAGATGAACTGCTGTCTCTGCACCGATGAGGAGATCGGCGTCTATCCGGGGGCGCGCTACCTGGCCGAGCAGGGCTACTTTGAGCCGCACCTCCTGTGGCTGGAGCTCGGGGCGATGGAGCCGATTCTGACGATCGGGGCCGCCGGCTCCATAAGGATAGACATGACGACGATGGGAAAGAGCGCCCACTCCGGCATGAACTACCTCGGGATAAACGCCATAGAGGAGATGGTTCCCATCTTAAACGAGCTTTTAAAGCTGAAGGCCGACGTGGAAAAGCGGCTCTCCAGGATACCCACCTTCCCGCTGCCGGGAAACCCCTACGACAAGATGACGCCGATGTTCAACCTCGCCATCATAAACGGCGGCACCAAGGAGAACATCGTCCCGGAGGAGGCGGTCCTGACCATAAACCGACGCTACATCATTGAAGAGAAATTCGATGACGTCATAGGCGAGATCACTGCTGCGATCAAGAGGGGAAGGGAGAAGTCAAAGCTTCTGGATGTCAAGGTCAACGTGGTTCACGCCTACCCGCCCCTGGAGCTCGACCCCGAAACTCCGGCCCAGGAGAAGCTGAAGGCGGCGATGAAGGCGGTAAAGGGTTATGAGTATTTCATCTCGGGAGGGATAAGCGGTTCTACAGACCTCGGGTTCGTCCAGGAGGTGATGAAGTCGAAGAAGCTCGACGTGGCGGGATTCGGCGCCGTCAGGGCAACGAACATCCTCGCCCACGCGGCGGACGAGTTCATCTTCATCGAGGACCTGATCGACATGACCAAGGAGCTGGTTCATTACATCGCGTTTTGA